A genomic region of Brassica napus cultivar Da-Ae unplaced genomic scaffold, Da-Ae ScsIHWf_1888;HRSCAF=2531, whole genome shotgun sequence contains the following coding sequences:
- the LOC125599524 gene encoding uncharacterized protein LOC125599524 translates to MGEASEQATMMQVLNALREEMRVMRQDLGERMTRVEQRPPPLQPVRNVDRFLNPNNRRYGVPVHDNPETSTRNQQTDEDTGQQHGPIPNQRAGLQPDDYGEEEEEEGFAPPPRAPRRQNRHQGFEEEELLPQHRAPRQQNYNQGPEHIKMNAPGYAGKVDPEAYLDWEKRMDHIFAYYNHPGPKRVALAVAQLTDNALSWWDRLCSDRRRNGLRQLDSWLDMKDAMKQRFVPQHFHRDLQRKLRELKQGSKSVEEYYEEFEKLRNRLDLNEDEEATMAQFLDGLQERLSCKVERHVYADMKDLFHLAIQAEQHIKKKSSKGKSQVSWNSSNSNYNKSVDKGKGVEGDSRPKPRTTEPTKDNKTEPAKTTNPNVPETSPVSNVEAEGTWQESAQTRGLCYSPMMAMNLVMKETYLRFKKSMEKLNMLMWERT, encoded by the coding sequence ATGGGAGAAGCGAGTGAGCAAGCTACCATGATGCAAGTCCTCAACGCtttgagagaagagatgagGGTTATGCGGCAAGACCTTGGGGAAAGGATGACTAGAGTTGAGCAAAGACCTCCCCCTTTGCAACCAGTACGGAACGTTGATAGGTTCTTGAACCCAAACAACAGAAGATATGGAGTGCCCGTCCATGACAACCCGGAGACTAGCACCCGGAACCAGCAGACTGATGAAGACACGGGGCAGCAGCACGGTCCAATACCAAACCAGAGAGCAGGGTTGCAACCAGATgactatggtgaagaagaagaggaggaagggtTTGCACCTCCACCCAGAGCTCCACGCAGGCAAAACCGGCACCAAGGATTTGAAGAAGAGGAACTCCTACCTCAACACAGAGCCCCACGCCAACAAAACTATAACCAAGGGCCTGAGCACATCAAGATGAATGCTCCCGGCTATGCGGGAAAGGTTGATCCAGAAGCTTACCTAGACTGGGAGAAAAGGATGGATCACATTTTTGCCTACTATAACCACCCTGGTCCTAAAAGAGTTGCTTTGGCAGTAGCTCAGCTCACGGACAATGCACTTTCCTGGTGGGATAGATTGTGCTCTGATAGGAGAAGGAACGGCCTGAGGCAACTAGACTCTTGGCTAGACATGAAAGATGCGATGAAGCAACGGTTTGTGCCTCAACACTTTCACAGAGACTTGCAAAGGAAGTTGCGGGAACTCAAGCAAGGCAGCAAGTCAGTGGAAGAGTACTATGAAGAGTTTGAGAAACTAAGAAACCGTTTGGACCTTAATGAAGATGAGGAAGCTACCATGGCTCAGTTCCTTGATGGTTTACAGGAGAGGTTAAGCTGCAAGGTGGAGAGACATGTATATGCTGACATGAAGGACCTGTTCCATCTAGCTATCCAAGCTGAACAACACATcaagaagaagagctccaagggCAAGTCTCAAGTTTCTTGGAATTCAAGCAATAGCAACTACAACAAGTCGGTGGACAAAGGAAAAGGGGTTGAAGGAGACAGCCGGCCTAAGCCTCGCACCACCGAACCCACGAAGGACAACAAAACCGAGCCAGCCAAAACTACCAACCCCAACGTGCCAGAGACATCACCTGTTTCAAATGTAGAGGCCGAGGGCACATGGCAAGAGAGTGCCCAAACCAGAGGGTTATGCTACTCACCGATGATGGCTATGAATCTCGTGATGAAGGAGACGTACCTGAGATTCAAGAAGAGTATGGAGAAGTTGAATATGCTGATGTGGGAGAGAACTTGA